Genomic window (Ctenopharyngodon idella isolate HZGC_01 chromosome 20, HZGC01, whole genome shotgun sequence):
GCGTTGAAAGGAAAATGTATCCTCCGATATACTCGTGAACCACTTTGCAGTCGCAGCTCTGGCAGGAGAACGCAATAGACATGCTCTGGTCAAACTCAATGGCTACCTgcaacacaaataaacacactcAAAAGTCACCTTTGCACCAGCCACACAGGTAACAAAGgttgtttgaagcattttattTACCTGTTTAATCTCCCAGTTGACGTTCCATTGTTTCATGTTGGAGAACCTCCAGGTGGTCACCGGCAAACCAGTCGACATGTCGATGCGGATCAGCTTGTTGGAGGAAATTCCCAGGAGCTCATCTTTCTTGCTACCTCTGAATCTGTGGCATGAAAAAGACAAAGTGAAATGATTTTAATCTTATTTCATGGTTGAAGGGCTCAAAAGCATATTCAGGCTTAGTACACCTCTAAAATTGCATGGCACAAATCAATCTGTTATTCAGCAAAAATTACCTCACGATATAGTACTTGATGCCAAATTCGGGCAGGGACTGCCAAGCTTGGATAAAACGCATTTTAGCCTCCATGAGGGAAAGGTGGGAAATATTGTGAAGGGCCTCCAAGATTCGTGTGGTCAGCTAAAATAAGaagaatacattttgttattattttaacagaTCTCAGATAGTCAATGATGTCATGGCATAATGAAAACAATCCATATCCTGTTCATTCTGTGTGTTGAGATTGTAATTTTACCTGTTTGGTCTTGTATTTCTTTGCATATCGGGGAGAAACGAAGCACTCGGCATTCATCTCCATGGACTCTACGTCAGGTGCTGCCTGGCCAGGAGGGGGCGCTAGACTCTTCATCTGCAGGAAAGACTGGATGTTCTTCACCTCGGTGCGGTACGAGCTGTAGGCCATCGTCTTTCCTTTAGAGGCCAAAATACAGGCAGCTTTCCACTTGGCGTACTGCGTCTcctgttttcatttgtttttggcAGAAGAAACGAATAAATGCAAACCCCTCAAAATTAAACACTCATGAATCTTCTGATTGTaatttaaccctgtaaagcctgacatatgaaataacagtcagaaaaatctatttttaagtaatttattgaacctttatatgaatataaattatgaaatattattacaatgtaaaaggactgttttctatttgaatatagtttaaaatgtaatttattcctgtgatcaaatctgaattttcagcatcattactccagtcttcagtgtcacatgatccttcagaaatcattctaatatgctgatttgatgctcaagaaacatttctgattattctcagtgttgaaaactgttgcttaatatttttgtggaaggcgtaatcattttttttaaggattctttgatcaatagaaagtaaaaaaaacgacaacagcatttatttgatattaaaaccttttgtaccataaatgtctttactgtcacatgatcaatttaatgcatccttgctgaataaaattttctttaaaaaattttactgaccccaaactgttgaacagtaatgtatatACTAGCTTTAATATCAGCCAGACTGACTCCAGATATAGAGCAGTTTATTgaatatttagacaaaatattaaataaaaatgtttgcctatgttttatgttttgtatcatatttgatacatcaggcttttatagTGAGAATATGTAACTCACATTTGAGGAGGAACAATGATAATCAAGTAACCTAATTTTCTTCAGTTCAGTAAATGTTCATcatgaaatattactaacaatgtAACCGTTTTTCTTATGTTTACCTCATAAAAATCAAAAGGACACATGCATACCTCAATCTgcatataaaatacaaatataaaactcACATTGTCAAAGCGAATATAAACCTCGTTCATTCCGTCAGCTGCTGGCAATAACAGCTTAAGGCCGAACTTCCTCTCAGTGACGTTGACATCAGGAATGACCTCACATCCTGTACAATTAATGATATGCATTATCCCGCTGATGTATTggctttattaaaatgaatgatcTTCTCTCTGATTGGCCGCTCACCTCGTAGATGGAGTTGCTCAATGGGCTCTTTATTGGCAGActctttgtttttgaaataagatATGGTGGTGTCCCTAAAAACAAACCAGTACTCCTTATATGGCTTTAACGTCAATCGTTTGGGCCTGTAGAGCAAAGAAATGAACAGATAAGTAAATATGCACTGATAGTTTGTCTTATTGCAGACCGGATATTGTCTTATTTTACACAAgcatttttttactcaatttttttttttttttcaaaaaatctgtAATAACTTACACTTTTATACTAAAATAGtaagttgatttatttttccTCAAACAATTTTAATAAACTTAAACTCACCTAAACAGTTTAAGTGTATCTTCCAGCTTTGGAATATCAGTGATATCTTCCTGGAAAGAAAagcaagaaaataaaagttaatattcatacactgccattcaaaaatttgtaatttttttgaaagaagtctttaaagaaggctgcatttatttgatcaaaaacagttatattatgaaatattattacaatttaaaagaactgttttctctttgaatatattttaaaatgtaatttatttctttgatcaaagctgaattttcagcatcattactccagtcttcattgtcatatgatccttcagaaatcatatgctgatttgctgatcaagaaacatgttgaaaacagttgtgctgcttcatatttttgtggaaaccatgataaaaattttttaggattctttgatgaatagaaagtacaaaaaaaaaaaaccagctTTTATTTAATATCAAAACCTTTTGTaccataaatgtctttaatgtcactttttgataaatttaatgcattcttgctgaataaaagttttaatctgaccccaaactatATAATAAACTAGCTTAAATATCAGCCCGATTGATTTCAGATCAGCCTGATATCAGTCTCTAAATTAACTCTTGAAATTAAAGCACAATCATCTGTCAAACAGCTGATGCAGAAAAACAAGCAGGGTGGATATTCATTTAATATAAGTATTGTTGTAAAGCCAACATCCTTATAAAGAAAAtctaatcaaaatgtcataaaaatcaCAGATACCAGGATTTTATCAGCGTTCCGTCCTTCCAGGGTGGATTCTAAGTTTGAGAGCGCAGCCTCGACTTCATCAATCTCTGGTTCATCTGAATTGGTCAGCGGCTCCGTTGACAAGGTCAGTTTACAAATGTGATACTAGAAAAGATTCAAGTGTTTTAGatgcattgcaaaaaataaaataaaaaaatagcataATTCATTTTGGATAGTCAATAACACAGTTCAAGACTCAGAAGACACTGACAAATTATACATTTCACCTTTGAATATggttaaaaaaatagttttaatgaATAGTTCACAGTGAATAACTAATGAAGTAGATTATAAAATTTACTACATGCTAACCTCACAAAAACACTGCATGAGACAGGActttgaattaataattttagcAACAAGTAATGTGCTAAAAATGTGGGAAAATATCTGTGCAATGCATTATCCTGTCATCtgatatatatctttttttttctttgttcaggCATGTATCCCATCATCCTGCATTCAAAACAGACTTTCCCTCCCAAATTACTGCCTGAGCACACAGTGGCACAGTTAGCCAGATTTCCCATCTCACACTGATTATATACatagatatataatatatgatatacATACCAGCACAAAACCTCAGTGTATGTCTGATTATCTGCAGATACAGATTTTGTTAGTGCCATGTTCACCTATACTTTACCTTACTGTGTAACTGAACGCTATCTTGTGTTGTGGAATGTAACATCTTTTGTCCTCAAAGTAAGTTATCTCATAGCttcaggttaaaaaaaaaaaagacgacaTGGCACTAAAAAATTGACCGTAACTCAAAACCATTTGAGATGTCACGACACTGGATACTACTATATATGTTAGTGCATACTTGTCAGATGATCCAATCAGTTTATTGTAGTTAACAAAAACTAAACCTATCTCTGGAACTCGGAAAATAAATCTGAAGTAAAATAATGAACAGAAAAGACCTAatgttctaaaaacattttgctaacattctCATTTAGTTATGGAAACGTTATAtctgctttttttaaaaaaacattttgacacattcaGTTGTGCAAACATTAAGgtaacattccattttatcatttttcaaagattatgttacttttgaatgttctctgaatattctgaaataagtagtatcttttaaaaaatgctagacagacatccaactaaaacatttcagaaaataaGTGTTAAATGAATGATGTATAATACAATTTTTGTTCTAAgattttaagaacatttttaaagacggaataactttgaatgaatgttctattaacgttactggaagaatgtttgcttACAACTTTGcaagagaaccttgccagaatgttagCCAAGGTTCTGAGAACAGGTGTCCCATACCTGCAGGGATGCAAACATGATCATCTCTTCTTCAGTGCAGTCGATCTCCTCCAGCAGTATGGCCCATCGGGCCTGTTCATACAACTGTGTGATTCTCACAGCATCATACTACGAGAAGAAAAAGACCATTGCTAGTTTAGACATATCGGCCCATCTAATGTTGTCATCCATAAACATTTgagtcacattttaaaaaggcTGTATTATGCCTTTCACAAAGTCTTGCTTTTGTTTGTGgagtctactagaataggtttttcTTTGAGATGACACggcataactggaccaaccagcGGACCGATCTCGTTGCACAgaatctgaaatgctgttttggtcattctgagcaaagtctgtcgtTAAAGTGGTTCGgtataattccctcccagaagcaCCTCACACGATTGCAATTCACAAATACCaggcatctgaatgcaagataGCATGACAGCATTTATTGGGTTTTGTCTGCGCGTTCTGAGGcgcaagtaatttattatatacaaaaattattatatacattggcttctactgcagcaacttccatttttcttagtgatatttagtgCCAGTTTATCaagaagtgacgattttgttctcttcgactcactggatggaaacagtgctttgtttgcaaatgttttatgcgatactCCAAATTTGCgcacaagttaaattcacaactttggatggaaacatgttcagaaacagtgcgctCTGATATAACtcagagaataactccctttggagtgactttgggctttgtaactttgcagaactttttcatgctcaaacagcaacattacacactaaagaaagttgaaaatgtaaaaaaatcatAGTAGGTCCTCTTTAATTTAATGTGGTATAATTTCAAAGTAATAGTTGGTCTCTCACCTTTGGGTTGAGGTCAAAGAAGCAGTGGTACTTGAATCGCAGCAGGAGTCTGTCGTTTTCCTGAATTCCTTGTTCCATCAGTGAGCGAGAGGAATCCAGCCACCTGCAGAGCAACTTCTCAGTTAAAATTcattgaatgcaatgcaactggtcaataaatacagcaatataTTAGCATGACAAGACTTATTTTTCATGgaatactacagtatttattataaatgatttatccatgagcctcgtaatctttcatcaaaaaaacTTCCCCTCACTCTTGCAGCGACATTGTTgggtggggcaacctgtcactcacataagATCCACCAAtaacaaaccacaaccatccaatcaattcctgatggacaaaatcaagtcccgccgtACATTTTTgctcgagaagccgtttcactcagataagCATCACaagagggaagaaaagactatcacaacttccgtttcatgccaactttataACAATTAGATATTCAAGGCTTCTGTTACTGTGATTTTACCATAGTAAATGGATGCTTTTGGGAATGAGGTGAAATATAGCTTGTATAAAACAGTATAAACAACAATATgctaaaataaatgttcaataaatttgtaaaaataatgtataaaaatagtaatatagtAGTAAACAATGTAACACAGGTGTGTGGCTATTGTAACGGCGCTGAATGCTTTTGAATGGATGTCCAATCAGATTTTAGAAACAAAACTACCTGTGTTATAAATTTTAAGTATGAAGATCTATTAATAAAGACATTGAAGGACATGTCTCTATTCTTGAAGACATGAGGTCAAGGGTCAAACACTATCGTTTGAAAGCtgaaagaaattgatacttcaaatttagcaaggatgcattaaattaatcaaaagtaacgacatttataatgctacaaaagatttctatttcaaataaatgctgttcttttgaactttctgttcatcaaagattcctgaaaaatgtatcagtttccacaaaatattaagcagcaccacttttttcaacattgaaaataataagaaatgtttcttgagcagcaaatcagcatattagaatgatttctgaaggatcatgtgacactgaagactaaagtaatgatgctgaaaattcagctgtgcatcacaggaataaattacattctaaaatagaaaacagttcctttaaattgtaataacatttcacaatattactgtttttactgtattttgatcaaataaatgcagcctttgtgaacaTACAAGActtcttttgaatggtaatgtaaatGTGCCTGTCTGTGTCTTTCTCTTACCCAGCATTAATGGCTGCTTTATCCTCCATAGTAAGAGGCTTGTACAGTTTGGCCAGTTCCTCTGGTGGAAGGTTGGGCTGGCTGGCCGTCAGGGGACTGTCTCCGAACCACAGACTGGTGGACGATGCAGGAGAGCCGCTCTCCGGGTCATAGGTTGGAGTCATAGTTTTACTGTACAGACCAAGGGCTCCTGCAGAAAGTAGAAATGTAAccatgtaaattattatttatttaaaactcaACTGTTGCTAATTATCCAAAAGCAATCTACAGTAtgttctaataaaaaaaaaggcttattaaaatgtttaaaacttaaaaaaacataaatgcatttttttataataagatTTTTATCTGGAAGCCTAAATGCATAATGCTTACATTATTGTTGTGTATTATTTAGtctgaaatgtaaaatgtattttatttacctagttatttttttttcatttagttgccatttatttatttatttttggaagaaaaaataatgtatgtTTAACAGTCTTAGAATGTATATTTatacaattgtattttttattgttttgtatgttattGGTTAtgattaagtgttttttttttgatgcttttttcattgtaataaataaaaattttttttttttaaaaatcacaaaaaagcaGTATCCTCATGGCCATTTGCAGCAAATAAATACCTCCTGCCATTCCGCTGGCGATGTCCATGTTTAATATATCATCAATGGCTGATTCTGTggccttttcttttttctttttcttctttggaTCATCTAGTGGTTTCAGAAGAGAAAGTTCTTCAGATCTTCTAATGTCTGTGAACAGAGACAGAAAACATACATAGTTTAGTGTCAACTAATGttcagaaagaaaaacaaattacaCTGCATTTCTTTTATACATGTAAAAACTAATTAACtggaaaaaatacaaatacataaaaaatatattcataaaatattctaaacatttttctagttttaattgtattaagtgtgtatttttaagttttacatTTAGTTGTATAGCAGCATCTTTACATAGCTGAGTTAAGGCTGCTCTGTGCCTGCTCAAAATTCTGTGTAAAGACACAATGCAGCATAAAAGCCAGACTAAATTATGCCTGCTCTGACCCACCTCAGCCTCTAGTATAACAATATGCAGTTAAAATTATTGTGTAATGCATTTATGCcacctctgagcagcattaaacagtcCACTAATTGCCACTTCAGAAGCGCTTCTGTGCcacctttgcagtgtaaatttggttttaaaaATCCCAGTTTTAGTATTAGATTCAATCAAAAGtgttaatcataaatgtttgtttttaatgtgtgtCTGTAGGAGATGATGTGGTATCTAAATgacacaaaataacacaaatcTGTAATATGTATCATGTAAGCATTGTATTTAATATGCAATAGGATTGCAAtgcaatattatattaatataatacaacTCTTACTGAGTGCTTTGCAGATTTCAACCACGGCTCTGAAGACCACACCAGAGAAGCTAACAGGGAGCCTGATGGTCTTCATGTTGGGCAGCTGGATACAGAGGGGTTTGTGTTGTGGAGTGTAGCGCAGGTCAGCGTTCGCCTGGACTCCATACTTATCCAGAGTCCAGTGAGTCTTCAGCAGCCAGCAGCTCTTCTGCTCCCACCAGATGGCATGATCGGACCAGTCCTGAGGAGCCTCTGACACACAGAGAACATCATACTGTGAGAACATGAGTCTGAGACAATGCTCTGATGGCATTTATCTCCACACACATATAAAGAGCACAAAAGAAGTACTCCAAAAGTAAAAATCCCACAAACAATTCCATAATGAAACTGTGATAAACCTTTTGAGACATGGACCcaaagatagttcacccaaaaatgaaaattctgtcatcacttactcaccctcaagttgttccaaacctgtatgaatttctttgttctgctgaacacaaaggaagatattttgaagaatgtttgtaaccaaacagttgtgggtcactattgacttccatagtatttttttcttctcttcatactatgaaagtcaatagtgccccacaactgtttggttacccatattcttcaaaatatcttcttctgtgttcagcagaagaaaaaaaaaaatcatacaggtgtggaacaagttgagggtgagtaaatgactgaattttcattattgggagaactatccctttaaggcaagtcatttcacattttgtttctaaatgctcaaatcatgaaataaacataTCTTATTGCTTTATCACAGTATCTATAAAAACATCTGTTCtattacatgtatttattttaataaaaaaattggatttatttgagtaattattGGGTATTATGCGGAAAAGTTGATGTAAAGCTCTAAAACACCAATTTCAGTTCAGCTTTTAGTTTAAACAGGTCAGTTTTTatagttgagttttactgtgAGTAATGTTATtgctaactaaaactattaaaaattgttgacatcaagtactaaaataataccgttatttgcacttttatttgtaattttacttTGCATAGTAGAATAggacttattattattaaagagcTAGAACAGGAAATGATTTATGTGGACTGGTTTAAACTACAGCCATGAAATAAACCAGACCAGTTGCCACTGAGTAATACAAACATGAGGCAATGTTTGATGACACCACAAATTCATATAAACCTTGATGATTCTTCTTTTACTCACATTTCCTTCATCCTCCACAGTGATCATCATCTGACTCACCCTCGTGATTACCTCCTAAAGAAATTCTGGGGTGCCTACACTGTAATACACCCATTAAGTTGACTATAAACTGGATTGGATTCATGAATGACCATGTCCAATAAAAGACCTACATGGCAAAGTATAGTAATTAGCAACTGGGTCGTCTGATGAGTCTGTAGAGGAAAACAGGGTGTTTTGTTAACGTCTCTCTGGCTGACACAGTCACACAGTGAACTTCAGACCCTGCGTCGGCAAACAACACCTGAGCCAAAGAACAATAGCTCTAAGCACGAGGCTATACAAAGATATGCAAGGCAAACATGGGCGTACCTGTGCATTTCAACCAGTGTTTAGGACTTGAACGGGATCCAGAATACTTAGTTTTTTGTGTGGGATGTGAgcctttgttctttttttaacaggGGTTTCCCATAAACTCTGACTGCTTTGTTTAACCCATTAGAACCTTACAAAACACAATTCATACTTTGAAGAGCTTTGGATGTGTTCTTAAAAAgctttaaaggcccactgaagagcgttggaacgcgcagcattattcaatgtgttgacgtaatttaaaatgaaacaggaagacagggcgatatTTCGAACaaccccgcccctttttttaaatagccaatagcgttttgtttatgttaaaGCTCGCCAGAGCCGTTAGACTCtgtaaaacctctgtttccttctaatctctaaccgtttctcctcataATATTCTCCTCATAatatctctaaccgtttctcctcagTATATCGCTtatatacagcattctgtgcagaattcaaatgggtccgataccttttgtggtctg
Coding sequences:
- the fermt1 gene encoding fermitin family homolog 1, whose product is MATAAEYGHNSWELSIQVDQREGDEGMKFKLRVKGDLHVGGLMLKLVEKIKAPQDWSDHAIWWEQKSCWLLKTHWTLDKYGVQANADLRYTPQHKPLCIQLPNMKTIRLPVSFSGVVFRAVVEICKALNIRRSEELSLLKPLDDPKKKKKKEKATESAIDDILNMDIASGMAGGALGLYSKTMTPTYDPESGSPASSTSLWFGDSPLTASQPNLPPEELAKLYKPLTMEDKAAINAGWLDSSRSLMEQGIQENDRLLLRFKYHCFFDLNPKYDAVRITQLYEQARWAILLEEIDCTEEEMIMFASLQYHICKLTLSTEPLTNSDEPEIDEVEAALSNLESTLEGRNADKILEDITDIPKLEDTLKLFRPKRLTLKPYKEYWFVFRDTTISYFKNKESANKEPIEQLHLRGCEVIPDVNVTERKFGLKLLLPAADGMNEVYIRFDNETQYAKWKAACILASKGKTMAYSSYRTEVKNIQSFLQMKSLAPPPGQAAPDVESMEMNAECFVSPRYAKKYKTKQLTTRILEALHNISHLSLMEAKMRFIQAWQSLPEFGIKYYIVRFRGSKKDELLGISSNKLIRIDMSTGLPVTTWRFSNMKQWNVNWEIKQVAIEFDQSMSIAFSCQSCDCKVVHEYIGGYIFLSTRSKDQNETLDEELFHKLTGGQD